A genomic region of Miscanthus floridulus cultivar M001 chromosome 3, ASM1932011v1, whole genome shotgun sequence contains the following coding sequences:
- the LOC136544022 gene encoding uncharacterized protein, with protein sequence MGVGKGEDPGLWWRGQRQRWRVAVAGCPALRAARPARRAREAGRGEGGGGRRQGGARPRPPVETKARTAVEGVAARRCSQPTGNNARARRQGSGGSGAGGRGGSEREQAEQLRRGRAGRRGAARARAGGTTGAGAGAGGSMWARVRAGVGAGAAVERRRRGQGRLGRDGEEEGSAGRYLGGSALE encoded by the coding sequence ATGGGCGTAGGTAAAGGCGAAGATCCGGGCCTGTGGTGGCGCGGCCAACGACAGAGGTGGCGCGTGGCGGTCGCAGGGTGCCcggcgctccgcgcggcgagaccggctcgacgggcgcgggaggcggggcgaggcgagggcggcggtggacgtcggcaaggcggggcgaggccgaggccaccggtggagacaaaggcgaggacggcggtggagggcgtggcggctcGGCGCTGTAGCCAACCAACGGGCAACAACGCGAGGGCACGGCGGCAAGGGAGCGGAGGCagcggcgcgggcgggcgcggAGGCAGCGAGCGCGAGCAGGCGGAGCAGCTGCGGCGCGGGCGGGCAGGCAGGCGtggcgcggcgcgggcgcgggcgggcggcacgacgggcgcgggcgcgggcgcgggcgggagcatgtgggcgcgggtgcgggcgggcgtgggcgcgggcgcggcggtggagcggcgacggcgcgggcagGGACGGCTAGGGCGagatggggaagaagaagggTCGGCCGGTAGATATTTAGGGGGCTCGGCGCTAGAGTga